A stretch of Chroogloeocystis siderophila 5.2 s.c.1 DNA encodes these proteins:
- the ntrB gene encoding nitrate ABC transporter permease, translating into MSFVAKYIVPPLIAIAVFLIVWQLLFSSPDANLPGPITVLQETWDPLIINPFFDYGGTNKGLGLQILASLGRVAIGFSLAAIVGIALGILIGISPFIYRALDPLFQVLRTVPPLAWLPLSLAAFQQANPSAIFVIFITAIWPIIINTTVGVQQIPQDYRNVAKVLRLSGPKFFWKILLPSAVPYIFTGLRIGIGLSWLAIVAAEMLTGGVGIGFFIWDAYNSSRLSEIILALIYVGIVGLILDRIVAFVASKVVPEEQKA; encoded by the coding sequence ATGTCCTTTGTAGCAAAATACATCGTGCCACCACTGATTGCGATCGCTGTTTTTTTAATTGTTTGGCAGCTACTTTTTTCAAGCCCAGATGCAAATTTACCAGGTCCAATTACGGTACTTCAAGAAACATGGGACCCTTTGATTATCAACCCGTTTTTTGATTATGGTGGAACAAATAAAGGATTAGGTTTGCAAATCCTCGCCAGTTTGGGGCGCGTTGCGATCGGCTTTTCCTTGGCGGCGATTGTCGGAATTGCGCTAGGGATTCTCATCGGAATTAGTCCGTTTATTTATCGCGCGCTCGATCCTTTGTTTCAAGTGTTGCGGACTGTACCACCTTTAGCATGGCTACCGCTGTCACTCGCAGCATTTCAACAAGCTAACCCTTCGGCAATTTTCGTCATCTTTATCACCGCAATTTGGCCGATCATCATTAACACGACTGTGGGCGTACAACAAATTCCCCAAGATTATCGCAACGTTGCGAAAGTACTGCGCCTGTCAGGACCAAAGTTTTTCTGGAAAATATTACTTCCGTCTGCGGTTCCTTATATCTTTACAGGTTTGAGAATCGGGATTGGTTTATCTTGGCTGGCGATCGTCGCCGCCGAGATGCTCACAGGTGGTGTAGGAATCGGCTTCTTTATCTGGGATGCTTACAACAGTTCGCGCTTGAGTGAGATTATCCTCGCGCTAATTTATGTCGGTATCGTTGGTCTCATCCTTGATCGCATTGTGGCTTTTGTCGCCTCCAAAGTCGTCCCAGAAGAGCAAAAGGCTTAA
- a CDS encoding FeoA family protein produces the protein MKNPNDARHQSRTGWGFTFFGGTDTYQEQSSIAPHANQTSFPLTMANVGDRVWIVELMGEGGFARRLMDMGLTLGCELQIVSRTSSGSVVVGIQDNRIGLGAEMARQVIVTTIPPTDRRQNSKINTKLRNLAVGCRGRVVGYEQTARAYREKLLPMGLTPGCEFTVTRHAPLGDPIEIEVRGFHLSLRKDEADALQIEEVQS, from the coding sequence ATGAAAAACCCGAACGATGCACGCCACCAAAGTCGCACAGGGTGGGGGTTTACATTTTTTGGCGGTACAGATACCTATCAAGAACAAAGCAGTATCGCGCCACACGCGAATCAAACGTCATTTCCGTTAACGATGGCAAACGTTGGCGATCGCGTGTGGATTGTCGAACTCATGGGCGAAGGTGGATTCGCACGGCGGCTAATGGATATGGGTTTAACGCTTGGATGCGAACTTCAGATCGTCAGTCGTACTAGCAGTGGTTCGGTTGTCGTGGGTATTCAAGATAATCGCATTGGGCTTGGTGCAGAAATGGCACGCCAAGTCATTGTCACAACAATTCCACCAACCGATCGGCGCCAAAACAGCAAAATTAATACCAAGCTACGCAATTTAGCAGTAGGTTGTCGAGGGCGCGTCGTTGGTTATGAGCAAACAGCCCGCGCCTACCGCGAAAAATTGTTACCGATGGGATTAACACCAGGATGCGAGTTTACTGTCACTCGTCATGCGCCGCTGGGCGATCCGATCGAAATTGAAGTCCGAGGCTTTCACCTGAGTTTACGTAAAGACGAAGCGGATGCGTTACAGATTGAGGAGGTGCAATCGTGA
- a CDS encoding LysR family transcriptional regulator, translated as MRLEQLQAFLAIAETGSFQQAARKCGVTQSTISRQIQALEADLGLSLFHRTAGATLTLGGERVLPRVRKICQEWRTIKEELADLVAGKQPELCIAAIHSICSNCLPPVLQQFCHDYPDIQLRVTSLGSDRALKVLKDGLVDLAIVMNNRFLTTGSEMVVEVLYDEPIEVLTAADHPLAQFDKVPWFELIRYPQVVFKDGYGMQRLVQERFERYGATLQAVLEVNTLDAFRGVVRQGELIALLPRSALVEARQDPTLAVRSLANSDSSTVESGLTRQVVMVTTQDRLQIPPIRHFWQLVKQLIVPQFEQHGKPQAIKNLQVR; from the coding sequence ATGCGGCTAGAGCAGTTGCAAGCCTTTTTGGCGATCGCGGAGACGGGTAGTTTTCAACAAGCAGCACGCAAGTGTGGCGTGACTCAATCGACGATTAGTCGTCAAATCCAAGCGTTGGAAGCGGACTTAGGATTATCGCTGTTTCATCGGACAGCGGGTGCGACGCTGACATTAGGAGGCGAACGCGTACTACCCCGCGTGCGCAAAATTTGTCAAGAGTGGCGGACAATTAAAGAAGAATTAGCAGATTTAGTTGCAGGAAAGCAGCCTGAATTGTGTATCGCAGCGATACACTCGATTTGTTCTAACTGCCTACCTCCGGTTTTACAGCAATTTTGCCACGATTATCCTGATATTCAGTTGCGGGTAACTTCGCTCGGAAGCGATCGCGCGCTGAAAGTTCTCAAAGATGGACTTGTCGATTTGGCAATTGTGATGAATAATCGCTTTTTGACCACAGGTTCCGAAATGGTCGTCGAAGTACTGTACGATGAACCGATTGAAGTTTTAACCGCAGCGGATCATCCCCTCGCGCAGTTTGATAAAGTTCCTTGGTTCGAGTTAATTCGCTATCCACAAGTTGTTTTTAAAGATGGCTACGGAATGCAGCGTCTTGTACAAGAACGCTTTGAACGTTATGGCGCGACACTGCAAGCTGTTTTAGAAGTAAATACACTTGATGCTTTTCGCGGTGTTGTCCGTCAAGGCGAATTAATCGCATTATTACCGCGATCTGCATTAGTGGAAGCTCGCCAAGATCCGACGCTCGCAGTGCGATCGCTTGCCAATAGTGATTCTTCGACCGTTGAATCAGGTTTAACGCGTCAAGTTGTGATGGTGACAACACAGGATCGCTTGCAAATCCCGCCGATTCGACATTTTTGGCAACTTGTGAAGCAGCTCATCGTTCCGCAATTTGAACAACATGGAAAACCGCAAGCTATCAAAAATTTGCAGGTGCGATAG
- a CDS encoding CmpA/NrtA family ABC transporter substrate-binding protein, with the protein MRKFTRRQFIFTAGTATAASLLMHGCTNGNSNTATNNSSTVPAANINPADAPEVTTARLGFIALTDAAPLIIAKEKGLFDKYGMTGVEVTKQASWAVTRDNLVLGSGGGGIDGAHILTPMPYLMSLGTITQGNRVPMYILARLNTNGQAISLSKNYNDLKVGLDSSPLQQVFAQQKSAGKDLRAAVTFPGGTHDLWMRYWLAAGGINPHSDISLIVVPPPQMVQNVRVGNMETFCVGEPWPAQTVAQGIGYTALTTGELWQDHPEKALAMRADWVDKHPKATKAILMAVQEAQQWCALPENKEEMAKIVANRQWLGVPVEDILGRFQGKYDYGTGRVEDYSNSLVMKFWRDNASYPYKSHDLWFLTENIRWGYIPGDTDTKAVVDQVNREDLWREAAQALGVPAAEIPQSTSRGVETFFDGVQFDPENPTAYLNSLKIKKT; encoded by the coding sequence ATGAGAAAGTTTACGAGACGGCAATTTATTTTCACAGCAGGTACTGCCACTGCGGCTTCACTTTTAATGCATGGCTGTACTAACGGTAACTCTAACACTGCTACAAATAACAGCAGTACCGTTCCGGCGGCGAACATCAACCCTGCGGATGCGCCAGAAGTCACAACCGCGCGGTTAGGATTTATCGCGCTAACCGACGCTGCGCCTTTAATTATTGCCAAGGAAAAAGGTCTCTTCGATAAGTATGGAATGACCGGCGTGGAAGTGACAAAGCAAGCTTCCTGGGCAGTCACGCGGGACAATCTCGTGCTAGGTTCTGGTGGTGGTGGTATCGATGGCGCGCATATTTTAACTCCGATGCCCTATCTCATGTCGTTGGGAACGATTACGCAGGGCAATCGCGTGCCGATGTACATCTTGGCAAGGCTCAACACCAATGGGCAGGCAATTTCGCTATCGAAAAATTATAACGATTTAAAGGTTGGGCTAGATAGTTCGCCACTGCAACAAGTGTTTGCGCAACAAAAATCAGCAGGAAAAGATTTGCGGGCAGCAGTCACATTTCCTGGAGGAACGCATGATCTGTGGATGCGTTACTGGCTAGCTGCAGGCGGCATTAATCCTCACAGCGATATTTCCTTGATTGTCGTCCCTCCACCACAAATGGTACAGAACGTACGCGTCGGCAACATGGAAACCTTTTGTGTTGGTGAACCTTGGCCCGCACAAACTGTTGCCCAAGGAATTGGTTACACCGCACTTACTACAGGTGAACTGTGGCAAGACCATCCAGAGAAAGCATTGGCAATGCGCGCCGACTGGGTAGACAAACATCCCAAGGCAACGAAAGCCATTTTGATGGCGGTGCAAGAAGCGCAGCAATGGTGTGCTTTGCCAGAAAATAAAGAGGAAATGGCAAAAATCGTTGCTAATCGTCAGTGGTTAGGAGTACCAGTCGAAGATATTCTCGGTCGCTTCCAAGGTAAGTACGACTACGGTACAGGTCGCGTAGAAGACTACAGCAACTCATTAGTGATGAAGTTCTGGCGCGATAACGCCTCGTATCCTTACAAGAGTCACGATTTGTGGTTTTTAACCGAAAACATTCGTTGGGGTTATATTCCAGGTGATACCGATACGAAAGCAGTCGTCGATCAAGTGAACCGCGAAGATTTGTGGCGCGAAGCTGCGCAAGCGCTTGGCGTACCAGCGGCGGAAATTCCACAGAGTACTTCGCGTGGTGTGGAAACATTCTTTGATGGGGTGCAGTTTGACCCAGAAAATCCAACGGCGTATTTGAATAGCTTGAAGATTAAAAAAACTTAA
- a CDS encoding anthranilate phosphoribosyltransferase family protein codes for MSNAFRDLLKKVGSGNHTSENLTREEASAATRMILLQEATPAQIGAFLIAHRIKRPIGEELAGMLDAYDELGPKLQPIATKQRVFVLGLPYDGRSRTAPISPITALLLCAAGQPVIMHGGDRLPTKYGLPLVEIWQGLGVDWTSLSLAQTQQVFEATGLGFIYLPQHFPLAQRLFEYRDQIGKRPPFATMELMWCPYAGDAHIVAGYVHPPTEGMFQTAFAVRGTQHFTTVKGLEGSCDLPRDRTAIIGLSTLNSDEPIERLHLVPRDYGFTTKNVPLESTTQLLNAMQSVLQGEPSELMQTALWNGGFYLWRCGVCPDIQSGIAKAEAFLKSGAVTQQLQKITQVIGLVTRSLAQRA; via the coding sequence ATGAGCAATGCATTTCGGGATTTGCTAAAAAAAGTGGGTAGCGGTAATCATACCAGCGAGAATCTGACGCGTGAGGAAGCCTCAGCTGCAACTCGGATGATTTTACTGCAAGAAGCAACCCCAGCCCAAATTGGAGCGTTTCTCATTGCGCACCGCATCAAGCGCCCTATTGGCGAAGAGTTGGCGGGAATGCTGGATGCATATGATGAACTAGGTCCCAAACTGCAACCAATTGCAACTAAACAACGCGTCTTTGTTTTAGGCTTACCTTATGACGGGCGATCGCGTACTGCACCAATTAGCCCAATTACGGCTTTACTCCTTTGTGCTGCGGGACAACCTGTCATTATGCATGGCGGCGATCGCTTACCAACGAAATACGGATTACCACTCGTTGAGATTTGGCAAGGGTTAGGCGTTGATTGGACAAGCTTATCACTCGCCCAAACGCAACAGGTATTTGAGGCGACAGGCTTGGGATTTATTTATCTACCTCAGCATTTTCCCTTAGCGCAACGTTTATTTGAATACCGCGACCAAATCGGTAAGCGACCGCCGTTTGCCACAATGGAACTGATGTGGTGTCCGTACGCAGGAGATGCACATATTGTTGCAGGTTATGTTCATCCACCAACCGAAGGTATGTTTCAAACCGCCTTTGCAGTAAGAGGAACTCAACACTTTACAACGGTAAAAGGATTAGAAGGAAGTTGCGACCTCCCGCGTGATCGCACTGCTATTATTGGCTTATCAACACTCAATTCTGACGAACCAATCGAACGTTTACACCTCGTCCCGCGCGATTATGGCTTTACAACTAAAAATGTCCCATTAGAATCAACAACGCAACTATTAAATGCGATGCAATCGGTTTTGCAAGGTGAACCCTCGGAATTGATGCAAACAGCTTTGTGGAACGGTGGTTTTTATCTCTGGCGGTGCGGCGTTTGTCCTGATATACAATCGGGAATCGCCAAAGCTGAAGCTTTTCTAAAAAGCGGTGCAGTCACGCAACAACTGCAAAAAATTACCCAAGTTATTGGTTTAGTTACGCGATCGCTAGCACAACGAGCGTAA
- a CDS encoding nitrate ABC transporter ATP-binding protein (This model describes the ATP binding subunits of ATP-binding cassette (ABC) transporters for nitrate transport, or for bicarbonate transport, in bacteria and archaea.): MKVFVEVDHVDQEFVLPSGGTYVALRNIELKIQQGEFVSLIGHSGCGKSTLLNIIAGLNRPARGGVLLEGRQVTKPGPDRMVVFQNYSLLPWLTVRENIALAVDEVMSNVPKGERRGIVEQHIDLVGLRHAANKRPGEISGGMKQRVAIARALSIRPKLLLLDEPFGALDALTRSGLQDQLMKICEQNHMTCVMVTHDVDEALLLSDRIVMLTNGPESHIGQILDVPFPRPRHRLEVVNHPNYYSLRNEIVYFLNQQKRAKQRKAQQAVAIARNGLEKVNLEIGFIPLTDCAPLVVAKEKGFFEKYGLDEVILSREPSWKAISEGVATRRLDAAQMTAGMPLAMTLGMNGQAPQPIVTGLVLARNGNSITLSKRFYDQGVRTLADFKAAIARTPDKVHTLGMVHPASMHNLMLRYWLSSADIDPDLDVSLTVIPPPQMVANLKAGNIDGYCVGEPWNSRAVKENLGFVIATDLDIWNGHVEKVLGVREDWANQHPETHLALIKALLEACEYCDDRRNREEIVALLAQPQYIGVAPEYIRPGFVDEYDRGNDTEPEMLLRYNQFYVDRTNCPYRVEGLWMMTQLARWGITPFPKNWIEILDRVQRVDLFGAAARDLDLFDTERDRSSIHFFDGTVFNPDDPIRYLNSLKFKRNVRIEEVVVDATPAAV; this comes from the coding sequence ATGAAAGTATTTGTAGAAGTCGATCACGTCGATCAGGAATTTGTGTTACCGAGTGGTGGCACTTATGTCGCGCTACGCAATATTGAACTGAAAATTCAACAAGGCGAATTCGTCTCGTTAATTGGACACTCTGGGTGTGGTAAATCTACGCTACTGAATATTATTGCGGGGCTAAATCGCCCGGCGAGAGGTGGGGTATTACTCGAAGGGCGACAAGTTACCAAGCCTGGACCTGATCGCATGGTCGTGTTTCAAAACTACTCGTTACTACCTTGGTTAACCGTACGCGAAAACATTGCTTTAGCCGTCGATGAAGTAATGAGCAATGTACCCAAAGGCGAACGCCGAGGAATCGTTGAACAACACATTGATTTAGTTGGATTGCGTCATGCAGCGAATAAACGCCCAGGGGAAATTTCAGGGGGGATGAAACAGCGAGTGGCGATCGCTCGCGCTTTATCAATTCGTCCAAAATTACTCTTGCTAGATGAACCGTTTGGCGCACTCGACGCTTTGACACGCAGTGGTTTGCAAGATCAGTTGATGAAGATCTGCGAGCAAAACCACATGACGTGTGTGATGGTGACACACGATGTGGATGAAGCATTGCTGTTATCCGATCGCATCGTCATGCTGACGAATGGACCCGAATCGCATATCGGGCAAATTTTGGATGTTCCCTTTCCACGTCCGCGCCATCGCTTGGAAGTTGTGAATCACCCGAATTACTACAGCTTGCGCAACGAAATTGTTTATTTCCTGAATCAGCAAAAACGCGCGAAACAGCGTAAAGCACAGCAAGCGGTGGCGATCGCCCGCAATGGTTTAGAAAAAGTCAATCTTGAAATCGGCTTTATTCCTCTAACCGATTGTGCGCCGTTGGTCGTGGCGAAGGAAAAAGGCTTTTTTGAGAAATACGGCTTAGATGAAGTGATCTTGTCGCGCGAACCAAGTTGGAAAGCGATTTCCGAAGGTGTGGCAACACGTCGTCTGGATGCCGCGCAAATGACCGCAGGAATGCCTTTAGCGATGACGCTGGGAATGAATGGTCAAGCCCCACAACCGATCGTGACAGGGTTAGTTTTGGCACGTAATGGTAATTCGATTACGCTCAGCAAGCGATTTTATGATCAAGGAGTCCGGACACTCGCGGATTTTAAAGCAGCGATCGCACGCACACCGGATAAAGTTCATACTTTAGGCATGGTGCATCCCGCATCGATGCATAATTTGATGCTGCGCTACTGGCTTTCTTCAGCGGATATTGACCCTGATTTGGATGTAAGTCTCACCGTGATTCCGCCACCGCAAATGGTTGCGAACCTCAAAGCTGGAAATATTGACGGCTACTGCGTGGGCGAACCTTGGAATTCCCGCGCGGTTAAGGAAAACTTAGGTTTTGTCATTGCTACAGATCTGGACATCTGGAACGGACACGTCGAGAAAGTTTTAGGTGTCCGTGAAGACTGGGCAAATCAACACCCTGAAACGCACCTTGCTTTAATTAAAGCCTTGCTCGAAGCGTGCGAGTACTGCGACGATCGCCGCAATCGCGAAGAAATTGTCGCGCTGTTAGCCCAACCGCAGTACATCGGCGTTGCACCAGAATACATTCGCCCTGGATTCGTTGACGAATACGATCGCGGTAACGATACAGAACCTGAAATGCTGTTGCGATACAACCAATTTTACGTTGATCGCACGAACTGCCCTTATCGCGTTGAGGGATTGTGGATGATGACGCAATTGGCTCGTTGGGGAATTACACCTTTTCCGAAAAACTGGATCGAAATTTTGGATCGGGTGCAGCGTGTCGATTTATTCGGCGCAGCAGCAAGAGATCTCGACTTGTTCGACACAGAACGCGATCGCAGTTCGATTCATTTCTTTGATGGCACGGTGTTCAATCCTGATGACCCAATTCGCTATCTTAATAGCCTCAAATTCAAGCGCAATGTGCGGATTGAAGAAGTTGTCGTTGATGCAACGCCAGCAGCTGTATAA
- a CDS encoding ferredoxin--nitrite reductase — protein sequence MTDAAKKETLNKFEKFKAEKDGLAVKGELEHFAAIGWEAMDETDRDHRLKWLGVFFRPVTPGKFMMRMRIPNGVITSHQLRVLGEIVQRYGDDGNADITTRQNIQLRGIRIEDVPDIFSRFRAAGLTSVQSGMDNVRNITGDPVAGLDKDELFDTRDLVRQVQDMITNNGEGNPAFTNLPRKFNIAITGGRDNSVHAEINDLAFIPAFKDDTFGFNVIVGGFFSAKRCDAAIPLNAWVPPETVVAVCKAVLEVFRDHGLRANRQKSRLMWLIDEWGLDKFRAEVEKQLGQELQPAAEKDEIDWEKRDHVGVFRQKQPGLNYVGLHIPVGRLYAQDMFDIARLAEVYGDGEIRLTVEQNLIIPNIPDSRLDAFFAEPLLQRFSISPDTLTRGLVSCTGAQFCNFALIETKNRALSTIKALEAELHLTRPIRIHWTGCPNSCGQPQVADIGLMGTKVRKNGKAVEGVDIYMGGKVGKDAHLGTCVTKGIACEDLQPVLRDLLIEHFDAKPKQEAMVTR from the coding sequence ATGACAGACGCAGCCAAGAAGGAAACCCTAAATAAATTCGAGAAATTCAAAGCCGAGAAAGATGGACTTGCGGTCAAAGGTGAACTCGAACATTTTGCAGCGATCGGCTGGGAAGCAATGGACGAAACCGATCGCGACCATCGCCTCAAGTGGTTAGGAGTCTTCTTTCGTCCTGTAACTCCTGGTAAGTTCATGATGCGAATGCGCATACCCAATGGTGTGATCACAAGTCATCAGCTACGCGTACTTGGTGAAATTGTGCAACGCTACGGCGATGATGGCAATGCAGACATTACAACTCGGCAAAATATTCAGTTGCGTGGGATACGAATCGAAGATGTTCCTGATATTTTTAGCCGCTTTCGCGCCGCCGGGTTAACAAGTGTGCAGTCAGGAATGGACAACGTACGTAACATTACAGGCGATCCGGTAGCGGGACTTGATAAAGATGAGTTATTTGATACGCGCGATTTAGTCCGTCAAGTACAAGACATGATTACCAATAATGGCGAAGGTAATCCTGCGTTTACAAACTTGCCTCGGAAATTCAACATTGCAATTACCGGCGGACGCGATAACTCGGTTCATGCCGAAATTAACGATTTAGCCTTCATTCCTGCATTTAAAGACGATACATTTGGTTTTAACGTAATTGTCGGTGGTTTTTTCTCAGCTAAACGCTGTGACGCGGCGATTCCGCTGAATGCATGGGTACCACCTGAAACTGTCGTAGCTGTCTGCAAAGCAGTTTTAGAAGTCTTTCGGGATCATGGACTGCGGGCAAACCGCCAAAAGTCGCGCTTGATGTGGCTGATCGATGAGTGGGGACTCGATAAATTCCGCGCTGAAGTTGAAAAACAACTCGGTCAAGAACTGCAACCCGCTGCTGAGAAAGATGAAATCGATTGGGAAAAACGCGACCACGTTGGTGTTTTTCGCCAGAAGCAACCAGGATTAAATTATGTCGGGCTACATATTCCAGTAGGACGGCTTTACGCCCAAGATATGTTTGACATTGCTCGACTTGCTGAAGTTTATGGTGATGGTGAAATTCGCCTTACAGTCGAGCAAAACTTGATTATTCCGAATATTCCAGATTCGCGCCTCGATGCTTTCTTCGCTGAACCATTATTGCAGCGCTTCTCGATTAGTCCTGATACGTTAACTAGAGGTTTAGTTTCATGTACTGGCGCGCAGTTTTGTAACTTTGCGTTGATTGAAACCAAGAATCGCGCTTTAAGCACGATCAAGGCACTCGAAGCCGAACTGCATCTAACACGCCCAATCCGCATTCACTGGACAGGATGTCCAAATTCTTGCGGTCAGCCACAAGTTGCAGATATAGGCTTAATGGGAACCAAAGTCCGCAAAAACGGCAAAGCGGTAGAAGGCGTTGACATTTATATGGGTGGCAAGGTTGGTAAAGATGCGCACCTTGGTACTTGTGTCACCAAAGGAATTGCTTGTGAAGATTTACAGCCAGTGTTACGCGATTTGCTTATTGAACATTTTGATGCGAAGCCCAAGCAAGAGGCGATGGTTACTCGGTAG
- a CDS encoding nitrate ABC transporter ATP-binding protein (This model describes the ATP binding subunits of ATP-binding cassette (ABC) transporters for nitrate transport, or for bicarbonate transport, in bacteria and archaea.) — protein MQTLNTTTVRKSEVLNGDPFLVIDNVSKIYPTPTGPYIVLDGINLTVYEGEFVCLIGHSGCGKSTLLDMVSGFRKPSEGEVRLQTKRITEPGPDRMVVFQNYSLLPWLSAFENVYLGIDSVYPKKTKAEKVAITNEHLALVGLADAAHKKPRELSGGMKQRVSIARALALRPKVLVLDEPFGALDPITREELQEELLKIWSDHQVTVLMITHDIDEALFLADRLVMMTNGPAANIGEIMNIPFPRPRNRARIMEDPEYYNLRNQALDFLYRRFAHVDEG, from the coding sequence ATGCAAACTCTAAACACCACAACTGTTAGAAAATCTGAAGTTCTCAACGGCGATCCATTTCTGGTGATCGATAACGTTTCTAAAATTTATCCGACACCAACAGGACCATACATCGTTTTGGATGGTATTAATCTCACGGTTTATGAAGGGGAATTTGTTTGTTTAATCGGTCACTCTGGCTGTGGTAAATCGACGCTTTTGGATATGGTGTCAGGATTTCGTAAGCCGAGTGAAGGTGAGGTGCGACTGCAAACCAAGCGAATTACAGAACCAGGTCCTGATCGCATGGTGGTGTTTCAGAATTATTCGCTGCTACCTTGGCTGAGTGCGTTTGAAAATGTGTATTTGGGGATTGATTCGGTTTATCCAAAAAAAACCAAAGCTGAGAAAGTGGCGATCACTAATGAACATCTTGCGCTTGTCGGACTTGCTGATGCAGCGCATAAAAAGCCTAGAGAACTTTCTGGCGGAATGAAACAGCGCGTATCAATTGCGCGGGCTTTGGCATTGCGTCCGAAAGTTTTAGTATTAGATGAACCATTCGGCGCGCTTGACCCAATTACTCGCGAGGAATTGCAAGAAGAACTGCTGAAAATTTGGAGCGATCATCAAGTTACCGTACTGATGATCACGCACGATATCGATGAAGCATTGTTCTTAGCCGATCGCTTGGTGATGATGACAAACGGTCCAGCGGCAAATATTGGGGAAATTATGAATATTCCGTTTCCACGCCCCCGCAACCGCGCCCGCATCATGGAAGACCCCGAATATTACAACTTACGCAACCAAGCTTTAGACTTCCTCTATCGTCGTTTTGCCCACGTGGATGAGGGGTGA
- a CDS encoding HEAT repeat domain-containing protein: MNTSIQLQLEQAQIAFSARDWSVLVQHLQQLIPGGREPDSINTTPEAAQLLDLAMAALLAGDFQHRWDVGKLIPRLGVSAIAPLVEILEDDDDDELCWFAVRILGEFNHPQAIAALVELIKTTENEELQAVAATALGQIGKSAIAPLTELLAAEDTRLLAVRSLAYIRRSETITPLLSVVGDPQPNVRAVAIEALSSFHDPQVPPVLLNALDDIAAPVRREAVLGLGFRADLCTELDLVARILPKLYDFNLDVCHAAAIALGRLGTDAAANGLYQVLQSPHTPESLQIEIVRALGRIESNCALEYLASYLQQSSSVRVCQEAIAVLGQVEQPSNQSKAADILIDMLRWQHPVTELANIKGTIALSLGYLGKLQAIEPLINLLADSERVVKLHAIAALKQLAPDAHQQLQQMTTRDIAPELKEGVAIALAEWSN, encoded by the coding sequence GTGAACACAAGTATTCAACTTCAGTTGGAGCAAGCACAGATAGCGTTTAGTGCAAGAGATTGGTCAGTACTCGTGCAACATTTGCAGCAGCTAATTCCTGGAGGACGCGAGCCAGATAGTATCAATACAACACCCGAAGCAGCGCAACTCCTTGATTTGGCAATGGCTGCACTACTTGCGGGAGATTTTCAACACCGCTGGGATGTAGGAAAACTGATTCCTCGCTTGGGAGTAAGCGCGATCGCCCCACTTGTCGAAATTCTCGAAGACGATGACGATGACGAATTGTGTTGGTTTGCTGTGCGCATTTTAGGTGAATTTAACCATCCACAAGCGATCGCGGCTTTGGTAGAATTGATCAAAACCACCGAGAATGAAGAATTACAAGCAGTCGCCGCGACAGCACTCGGACAAATTGGCAAAAGTGCAATCGCACCACTTACCGAATTATTAGCAGCAGAAGATACGCGGTTACTCGCAGTGCGATCGCTGGCGTACATCCGGCGATCTGAAACCATTACGCCGTTACTCAGCGTTGTTGGCGATCCCCAACCAAATGTTCGCGCTGTAGCAATTGAAGCTTTGAGTAGTTTTCATGATCCCCAAGTTCCGCCAGTCTTATTAAACGCTTTAGATGATATTGCTGCGCCTGTAAGACGCGAAGCAGTACTAGGTTTAGGGTTTCGTGCTGACTTATGCACAGAATTAGACCTTGTTGCACGGATCTTGCCAAAACTTTACGATTTTAATCTTGACGTGTGTCATGCAGCAGCGATCGCACTAGGGCGATTAGGGACGGATGCTGCGGCTAATGGTTTGTATCAAGTACTGCAATCACCCCATACACCAGAGTCGCTTCAAATCGAAATTGTGCGGGCTTTAGGTAGAATCGAATCAAATTGCGCTTTAGAATATCTTGCCTCTTACTTACAGCAGTCGTCATCTGTGCGTGTTTGTCAAGAAGCGATTGCAGTTCTTGGACAAGTTGAACAACCAAGCAATCAATCAAAAGCAGCGGATATATTAATTGATATGCTACGCTGGCAGCACCCAGTCACTGAATTGGCAAATATTAAGGGAACGATTGCCTTATCACTCGGATATTTGGGCAAATTACAAGCAATAGAGCCGTTAATCAACTTATTAGCGGATTCAGAGCGCGTGGTAAAACTTCATGCGATCGCCGCCCTCAAACAACTTGCACCAGATGCGCATCAACAACTACAACAAATGACAACTCGCGATATCGCACCCGAATTAAAAGAAGGAGTGGCGATCGCGCTAGCTGAATGGTCAAATTAG